A window of the Marinifilum sp. JC120 genome harbors these coding sequences:
- a CDS encoding amino acid ABC transporter substrate-binding protein: MAFFRTYFICLLIVAMASIAQAGTLENVKKDGFLKAGTHIENPGFSALDSNGKRIGFDVDFIRAVAAAVDVPEVKYTPLTSKERLPALQSGEIDLLSRTTTHTMSRDVKLGLDFTVTTLYDGQGMMVRKELGITDAKDLDGATVCLQTGSTTELNISDFFRKNGMSFTPVVFDKQPDVRKAYDTGRCDVHTTDVSGLAAQRSLMEKPGDHVILSEVISKEPLGPVVRHGDNQWSDIVRWTIWLTMAAEEKGITQANVDKMYAKSKDPEVQRMLGKTGTLWTDLGLDKGAPVRIIKSVGNYGEIFDRNLGPKTPLRMERGLNQQWNKGGLIYAPPFR, encoded by the coding sequence ATGGCTTTTTTTCGTACTTATTTCATTTGTCTGTTGATTGTGGCAATGGCATCTATTGCTCAGGCCGGAACTTTGGAAAACGTCAAGAAAGACGGTTTTCTCAAAGCCGGGACACACATTGAAAACCCCGGTTTTTCCGCTCTGGACAGCAATGGTAAACGTATCGGCTTTGATGTTGATTTCATCCGTGCTGTTGCCGCAGCTGTTGATGTTCCTGAAGTCAAATATACCCCGCTCACTTCCAAAGAGCGTCTGCCTGCTTTGCAGTCCGGTGAAATTGATCTTCTCTCCCGCACCACTACCCACACTATGAGCCGCGACGTTAAGCTCGGCCTCGATTTTACCGTGACCACCCTTTATGATGGTCAGGGTATGATGGTTCGTAAAGAGCTCGGTATCACAGATGCTAAAGATCTGGACGGCGCAACCGTCTGTTTGCAGACCGGTTCTACCACCGAACTGAACATTTCCGACTTTTTCCGTAAAAACGGTATGAGCTTCACTCCTGTTGTTTTTGATAAGCAGCCTGATGTGCGTAAAGCTTATGACACCGGACGTTGTGACGTTCACACCACCGATGTTTCCGGTCTTGCAGCTCAGCGTTCCTTGATGGAAAAGCCTGGAGATCACGTAATTCTTTCCGAAGTTATTTCCAAGGAACCCCTCGGTCCTGTTGTTCGCCACGGTGACAACCAGTGGTCTGACATTGTCCGCTGGACTATCTGGCTGACCATGGCCGCAGAGGAAAAAGGAATTACTCAGGCTAACGTTGATAAAATGTATGCCAAGAGCAAAGACCCCGAAGTTCAGCGTATGCTGGGCAAAACCGGAACCCTCTGGACTGACCTCGGTCTTGATAAAGGTGCTCCCGTACGCATCATCAAGTCCGTCGGTAACTACGGTGAAATCTTTGACCGTAACCTCGGTCCCAAAACTCCCCTGCGCATGGAGCGTGGACTCAACCAGCAGTGGAACAAAGGTGGTCTCATCTACGCACCGCCTTTCCGCTAA
- a CDS encoding ABC transporter permease subunit: MSERLAPQEKVPFWRSPQGRAWTFQLCMVGAFLWLAVSVYSNTLANLKTRGISSGFGFLGNEAGFRIGEVTGIPLPQGGLLWFLVSLVAGLAVSQLISRHLKSKSDRPMNSKWLSVCLLFSIGLPMLTLYIFRDSVEIAHYTESSSYFMALLTGLGNTLKVTVIGCVASTILGLLVALGRLSPNWLLSNLSRWYVEINRNLPVLLQLFFWYFIVLQQLPNVRQSIDVGGWLILNKRGLYLPSLVPQQGAWIFCAAIVISIAAIWVIRRRARRILDETGVPVKILFPSLAVLIGLPALAWLLGGQPFTLDFPVLKGFNFKGGTGMTPEFTALVLGLTVYVSAFNAEIIRSGIEAVSKGQREAARALAMNERQVMRIVILPQAMRVIVPPMTSEYLAIAKNSSLAVAIGYPEFVSVGGTILNQSGQAVEIVGIWMGVYLCISLLISFGMNIYNSKVALVER; this comes from the coding sequence ATGTCCGAACGTTTAGCACCGCAGGAGAAGGTTCCTTTCTGGCGTAGTCCGCAAGGAAGGGCCTGGACATTCCAGCTCTGCATGGTCGGGGCTTTCCTTTGGCTGGCTGTTTCTGTTTACAGTAATACGCTGGCCAATTTGAAGACTCGCGGAATCAGCTCCGGTTTCGGTTTCCTTGGTAATGAAGCCGGGTTCCGCATTGGTGAAGTGACCGGTATTCCTCTGCCGCAGGGTGGATTGCTTTGGTTTCTGGTCAGTCTTGTTGCCGGACTTGCTGTTTCTCAGCTTATTTCGCGCCATCTGAAAAGTAAGTCAGATCGGCCCATGAACAGTAAGTGGCTCTCGGTATGTCTGCTTTTCAGTATCGGTCTGCCCATGCTGACGCTTTATATTTTCCGGGACAGCGTTGAAATCGCGCACTACACCGAATCTTCGAGCTATTTCATGGCCCTGCTTACCGGGCTGGGCAATACTTTGAAGGTAACAGTTATCGGCTGTGTGGCCTCAACAATACTCGGCTTGCTGGTGGCGCTCGGACGTCTTTCTCCAAACTGGCTGCTTTCCAATCTCAGCCGCTGGTATGTGGAGATTAACCGTAACCTGCCTGTCCTGCTGCAATTGTTCTTCTGGTATTTCATCGTCTTGCAGCAATTGCCCAATGTGCGTCAGTCCATAGATGTGGGCGGCTGGCTGATCCTCAACAAGCGTGGTTTGTACCTGCCTTCACTTGTTCCCCAGCAGGGGGCATGGATTTTTTGCGCTGCGATTGTAATTTCCATTGCCGCAATCTGGGTCATCCGCAGACGGGCAAGACGAATTCTTGATGAAACAGGCGTGCCCGTTAAAATCCTTTTTCCCTCACTTGCAGTTCTGATCGGGTTGCCCGCGCTGGCGTGGCTGCTGGGCGGACAACCTTTCACTCTGGATTTTCCCGTTCTCAAGGGATTTAACTTCAAGGGTGGAACCGGGATGACCCCGGAATTTACTGCGCTGGTGCTCGGACTGACTGTATATGTTTCCGCATTCAATGCTGAGATTATCCGTTCCGGTATCGAAGCTGTTTCCAAGGGGCAGCGGGAAGCCGCACGTGCTTTGGCAATGAATGAGCGTCAGGTTATGCGCATTGTTATTTTGCCGCAGGCCATGCGGGTTATCGTGCCGCCCATGACCAGTGAGTATCTGGCTATCGCCAAGAACAGTTCTCTGGCCGTGGCCATCGGGTATCCCGAATTTGTAAGTGTCGGGGGGACCATTTTGAACCAGTCCGGTCAGGCGGTTGAGATTGTCGGTATCTGGATGGGGGTTTACCTGTGCATTTCACTGCTGATTTCTTTTGGAATGAATATATATAACAGCAAAGTCGCGCTGGTGGAGAGGTAG
- a CDS encoding amino acid ABC transporter permease — MAQDIPDKNIPDRQPPVSQVGVIGWMCKNLLCPWYNAVLTLVSCWAIWAAVAPFWEWAVTNASITLDPAAAKEHTGAAWGFIRDMWPVFMTGVYPAEERWRPLIALCIVVILVSLSLVSSFRRSKWIRVLWFASPIVVFALVYGGGITGLPVVGTHYWGGLMLTIMLSIIAMLAAFPISVLLALGRTSDMPIAKPFCVAYIELIRGVPLITLLFMASVVLPLFLPSGMELDKVLRAIVGITMFFSAYLAENIRGGLQGISKGQYEAADALGMGYWKKTLVVILPQALRIVIPPMVNNFIGILKDTSLVGIVGLVDLLQIAFATTSNPKWFGRLEEAYVFIAFWYWILCYALSSYSQYLERKMPSASK; from the coding sequence ATGGCCCAAGATATTCCAGACAAAAATATTCCTGACAGACAGCCTCCGGTATCGCAGGTAGGCGTAATCGGCTGGATGTGTAAGAATCTTCTGTGCCCGTGGTACAATGCGGTTTTGACCCTTGTCTCCTGCTGGGCCATCTGGGCTGCCGTGGCTCCCTTTTGGGAGTGGGCGGTAACCAATGCCTCTATCACCCTTGATCCGGCAGCAGCCAAGGAGCACACCGGTGCCGCTTGGGGGTTCATTCGCGATATGTGGCCTGTGTTCATGACCGGGGTTTACCCGGCTGAAGAACGCTGGAGACCATTGATTGCTCTATGTATTGTTGTGATTCTGGTCAGTCTGAGCCTTGTCTCGTCGTTCCGGCGCAGCAAATGGATCAGGGTGCTCTGGTTTGCCTCACCCATTGTTGTTTTCGCGCTGGTTTACGGTGGAGGAATCACCGGTTTGCCCGTGGTGGGAACCCATTACTGGGGCGGCTTGATGTTGACCATCATGCTTTCCATTATCGCCATGCTGGCAGCTTTTCCCATCAGTGTGCTTCTGGCATTGGGACGAACCTCGGATATGCCTATCGCCAAGCCTTTTTGTGTGGCCTATATTGAGCTTATTCGCGGAGTGCCTTTGATTACACTCCTGTTCATGGCCTCGGTTGTTCTGCCGTTGTTTCTGCCTTCAGGTATGGAACTGGATAAAGTTTTGCGTGCAATTGTGGGGATCACCATGTTCTTTTCCGCATATCTGGCGGAGAACATTCGCGGTGGTTTGCAGGGTATCAGCAAAGGTCAGTATGAGGCTGCGGATGCGCTGGGCATGGGCTATTGGAAAAAGACTCTTGTGGTCATCCTGCCGCAGGCTTTGCGTATTGTTATTCCGCCAATGGTCAACAACTTCATCGGAATCCTGAAAGATACTTCCCTCGTGGGCATCGTGGGGCTGGTGGATCTTTTGCAGATTGCATTTGCCACCACATCCAACCCCAAATGGTTCGGCAGGCTGGAGGAAGCATATGTTTTCATCGCCTTCTGGTACTGGATTCTCTGCTACGCCCTTTCCAGCTACAGCCAATACCTTGAACGAAAGATGCCTTCCGCAAGTAAATAG
- a CDS encoding amino acid ABC transporter ATP-binding protein has translation MTSTHINTATHLGDSPVVIDIQGLNKWYGQFHVLKEINLQIRQQEKVVICGPSGSGKSTLIRTINRLEEHQEGAIVVDGAPLTNDVKQIERVRREVGMVFQQFNLFPHMSILDNVISGPIHVRNMPRKQALDLAHSYLERVGIAEQANKFPGQLSGGQQQRVAIARALAMQPKIMLFDEPTSALDPEMIKEVLDVMRELADQGMTMICVTHEMGFAREVADTMVFMDKGQIVEYAPVKEFFTAPKEERSRMFLEQILNH, from the coding sequence ATGACATCCACACATATAAATACAGCTACCCATCTGGGAGACAGCCCGGTTGTAATCGATATACAGGGCTTGAATAAATGGTACGGACAGTTTCACGTACTTAAGGAAATTAATTTACAGATCCGCCAGCAGGAGAAAGTGGTTATCTGTGGTCCATCCGGGTCGGGTAAATCAACCCTCATCCGGACCATCAACAGACTTGAAGAGCATCAGGAAGGTGCCATCGTCGTTGACGGTGCTCCGTTGACCAATGATGTGAAGCAGATTGAAAGAGTGCGCCGCGAAGTGGGCATGGTTTTTCAGCAGTTCAATCTTTTTCCGCATATGAGTATTCTTGATAACGTGATTTCAGGTCCTATCCATGTACGCAATATGCCCCGCAAACAGGCTTTAGATCTTGCTCATTCATATCTTGAGCGTGTGGGAATTGCCGAGCAGGCCAACAAATTTCCCGGTCAGCTTTCCGGCGGACAGCAGCAGCGTGTAGCCATTGCCCGCGCATTAGCCATGCAGCCCAAGATCATGCTTTTTGACGAACCAACTTCAGCCCTTGACCCGGAAATGATCAAGGAAGTTCTTGATGTTATGCGTGAGCTGGCAGATCAGGGTATGACCATGATCTGTGTAACCCATGAGATGGGGTTTGCCCGCGAGGTCGCCGATACCATGGTCTTCATGGATAAAGGTCAGATTGTGGAATACGCCCCGGTGAAGGAATTCTTTACCGCGCCTAAAGAAGAACGCAGCCGTATGTTCTTGGAGCAGATTTTGAATCATTAG
- a CDS encoding glycerophosphodiester phosphodiesterase, producing the protein MSLSLINSRPLIWAHRGGRSLAPENTLAAVRKAKEAGADGWELDVQVTKDGEIILLHDLNLLRSTNASIHPLFVGNSPALPWRFTLDEIKQLSADIFPRRFCPPKYIGQPWRELPENLPAELRIPTLVEALKLSRELEMWINVEIKDLSKAVPGSLGGDVVGKVLEIIQAQGMDDQVVVSSFNHDYVRKSKDLAPHILTGVLTEHKFSADPLEAARKAGADAWHPGFRFLTEEKVKAAREAGLAVNPYTVNEVEDMQRLTKWGVTGLVTDYPQNI; encoded by the coding sequence ATGTCTTTATCCTTAATAAATAGTCGTCCCTTGATTTGGGCGCACCGCGGGGGACGCTCCCTTGCACCTGAAAATACACTTGCGGCTGTGCGCAAGGCCAAAGAGGCCGGGGCGGATGGTTGGGAACTGGATGTTCAGGTCACCAAGGATGGGGAAATTATCCTCCTCCATGACTTGAACTTGCTCCGCTCCACCAATGCGAGTATCCATCCTTTGTTTGTCGGTAATTCTCCTGCTCTGCCGTGGCGGTTTACTCTTGACGAGATCAAACAGCTCAGCGCGGATATCTTTCCGCGCCGTTTTTGCCCGCCCAAATATATTGGGCAGCCGTGGCGGGAATTACCGGAAAATTTGCCAGCTGAATTGCGTATCCCCACTCTGGTTGAGGCCCTGAAACTCAGCAGGGAGCTGGAAATGTGGATCAATGTTGAGATCAAGGATCTTAGTAAAGCGGTTCCCGGTTCTCTGGGCGGCGATGTTGTGGGAAAGGTTCTCGAAATAATTCAGGCTCAGGGTATGGATGATCAGGTTGTGGTTTCTTCATTCAACCACGACTATGTGCGTAAGAGTAAAGACCTTGCCCCGCATATTCTGACCGGAGTTCTGACTGAACATAAATTCTCCGCAGATCCTCTTGAAGCAGCCCGTAAAGCCGGAGCCGATGCGTGGCATCCGGGATTCCGTTTCCTTACAGAAGAGAAGGTTAAAGCTGCACGAGAAGCAGGACTGGCCGTTAATCCGTATACAGTAAACGAAGTGGAAGATATGCAGCGGCTCACCAAGTGGGGCGTGACCGGGTTGGTCACTGACTACCCGCAGAATATTTAA
- a CDS encoding dicarboxylate/amino acid:cation symporter, translating to MFSWYFKSNLLVRIIIGLVLGAIAGLILGPEAKVLSPLGDILVRSLKMIVMPVIVSTIIVGAGSVKPSQLGKVGAKCMGFYMLTTGFAVAIGLFFGNILQPGNGLELAAEGATLKVAAPKATSFLDILINIIPKNPFAAITTGDVLSTIFFCIITGIAISILRHSEDARIKNAGDSLFHLFEGLAEVMYIIIDWVLQYVPIGVFALIAVVFGAQGAKAFGPLGVVVIATYLAFACHIFFVYGGGLLLFGVKPMSFFKKVKTASIAAFVTRSSSGVLPISMETADKELGVDKSIYSFSLPLGATINMDGTAIYQGVCALFIGYAIGEPLTASQQITVIGTTVLASLGTAGIPGAGAIMLMIVLNSVGLEVTAGSPTALAYAMIFGIDALLDMGRTCTNVTGDLAVTCAVANSENELDQEYWEPSKAAQQ from the coding sequence ATGTTTTCTTGGTACTTCAAAAGTAACCTGTTAGTTCGAATTATTATAGGCTTGGTATTAGGAGCCATTGCGGGACTTATATTAGGCCCCGAAGCAAAGGTTCTGTCTCCGCTGGGAGATATCTTGGTTCGCTCTTTAAAAATGATCGTAATGCCCGTGATCGTCTCTACCATCATTGTTGGTGCCGGGAGTGTAAAACCCAGCCAGCTCGGTAAAGTCGGAGCCAAGTGTATGGGCTTTTACATGCTGACCACCGGATTCGCAGTCGCCATCGGCCTTTTTTTCGGAAACATCCTCCAGCCCGGCAACGGCCTTGAACTGGCCGCTGAAGGCGCGACCCTGAAAGTAGCCGCGCCCAAGGCAACTTCCTTCCTAGATATCCTGATCAACATCATTCCCAAAAACCCCTTTGCTGCCATTACTACCGGTGATGTTCTTTCCACCATCTTTTTCTGTATCATCACCGGTATTGCCATTTCCATCCTGCGTCACAGCGAAGACGCACGCATCAAAAATGCCGGGGATTCCCTCTTCCACCTTTTCGAAGGTCTTGCTGAAGTCATGTACATCATCATCGACTGGGTACTGCAATATGTTCCCATCGGTGTATTCGCGCTGATCGCCGTGGTATTCGGAGCTCAGGGAGCCAAGGCTTTCGGTCCTCTGGGTGTGGTTGTTATCGCTACCTACCTTGCTTTTGCCTGCCACATTTTCTTTGTTTACGGCGGCGGACTTCTGCTCTTCGGCGTAAAGCCCATGAGTTTTTTCAAAAAGGTAAAGACCGCTTCCATTGCCGCATTTGTCACCAGATCAAGCAGCGGCGTACTGCCCATCAGCATGGAAACAGCTGATAAAGAACTTGGCGTAGACAAAAGTATCTACTCTTTCTCCCTGCCGCTGGGCGCGACCATCAACATGGATGGTACCGCTATTTATCAGGGTGTATGTGCCCTGTTCATCGGTTACGCCATCGGCGAGCCCCTGACCGCAAGCCAGCAGATAACCGTCATCGGAACCACTGTTCTGGCGTCGCTGGGTACTGCCGGTATTCCCGGAGCAGGCGCAATCATGCTCATGATCGTGCTCAACTCCGTAGGTCTGGAAGTTACAGCCGGATCACCCACCGCGCTGGCCTATGCCATGATCTTCGGCATTGACGCCCTGCTCGACATGGGCCGCACCTGTACCAACGTTACCGGTGACCTTGCCGTAACATGTGCAGTCGCCAACAGCGAAAATGAACTTGATCAAGAATACTGGGAACCCAGTAAGGCTGCACAGCAGTAA
- a CDS encoding mechanosensitive ion channel family protein, with product MDNATQVVETDHATLFDWFDHIKELALGVWQNGIPGISLINIGQAVGVFLFFIILRRFLTKFTMNRLQNILEKHETQAGGSVLKALAEPVRFIPVVLGLFFADQCLNFPPPVETLTNTIIKALILFVIFWSAFNLVGVATKVFRKLEKVLTPSLVDWLIKLVKFLVVLMGVASILELFGIDIGPILTGLGLFSVAVALGAKDLFQNIIAGISIIAESRFDVGDWVTVDGKVDGTVEFIGFRSTRIRRFDKAPVYVPNSTLSDNCLINFTKMTHRRILWTIGVEYRTTTKELKLIQERVMEYILGNDDFAHPPDVSTFMRVVQFGDSSIDFQLYAFTKTTNWLDWLKIREDLAYYIKQVVEVEAGTGFAFPSQSIYVESVPGGVPENFVPPEDE from the coding sequence ATGGATAATGCTACTCAAGTTGTTGAAACTGATCATGCAACCTTGTTCGACTGGTTTGATCATATCAAAGAATTGGCTCTAGGAGTCTGGCAGAATGGTATTCCGGGGATAAGTCTGATCAATATTGGGCAGGCCGTGGGTGTTTTTCTATTCTTCATAATCCTGCGCCGCTTTCTCACAAAATTCACCATGAACCGTTTGCAGAATATTTTAGAAAAACATGAGACCCAAGCCGGGGGCAGTGTCCTTAAAGCTCTTGCAGAACCTGTCCGTTTTATTCCGGTTGTGCTGGGTTTGTTTTTTGCTGATCAATGTCTGAATTTCCCGCCTCCCGTGGAAACACTCACGAATACTATCATTAAGGCATTAATTCTGTTCGTCATTTTCTGGTCAGCTTTCAATCTTGTCGGCGTAGCTACCAAGGTTTTTCGCAAACTGGAAAAGGTGCTGACCCCGTCACTTGTGGACTGGCTGATCAAGCTGGTTAAGTTTCTCGTTGTCCTGATGGGTGTGGCGAGCATTCTTGAGCTTTTCGGCATCGATATTGGTCCGATCCTTACTGGGCTTGGTCTATTCAGTGTGGCTGTAGCTCTGGGGGCCAAGGATCTTTTTCAGAATATTATTGCCGGAATTTCGATCATTGCCGAAAGCCGCTTTGATGTGGGGGATTGGGTTACTGTTGACGGCAAGGTGGATGGGACAGTTGAATTTATCGGATTCCGCTCTACGCGTATACGTCGATTCGATAAGGCTCCTGTGTATGTCCCGAACTCAACTCTTTCTGATAACTGCCTTATTAATTTTACCAAGATGACCCACAGGCGGATTCTTTGGACCATCGGCGTGGAGTACCGGACAACGACGAAGGAGTTGAAGCTTATACAAGAGCGGGTCATGGAGTATATTCTGGGTAATGATGATTTTGCTCATCCGCCGGATGTCTCAACGTTTATGCGTGTGGTTCAATTCGGAGATTCTTCTATAGATTTCCAGCTTTATGCATTTACCAAAACCACTAATTGGCTGGATTGGTTGAAGATAAGAGAGGATCTGGCTTATTATATCAAACAGGTAGTTGAAGTTGAGGCCGGAACCGGGTTCGCATTTCCCTCACAGTCTATCTACGTTGAGTCTGTTCCCGGGGGAGTTCCTGAGAATTTTGTGCCGCCTGAAGATGAGTAG
- a CDS encoding DUF3108 domain-containing protein, translating to MKEYSYKYMLKYLFVTLVLGVSFTCLISGLAFAESKLPFRPGEKIEYNLYWTVIHAGYAELTTSKGNGTSGPIFNATARTNDFVDMFYKVRNRIDSITTPEMDSALYYFKKQREGDYHRDITLRFDWNTFSVTRYGSDGTFRQKLPIYPGGFDPLSILFSFRTHPLEQGYEFFCPITDGKKSVIGRAMVTGREIIKVGGKEYDTFVVEPELKDLGGVFKKSPDATLKIWFTTDELCIPVKVKSEVSVGHFSIELAKYTPGDPGAKY from the coding sequence ATGAAAGAATATTCTTACAAATACATGCTCAAATATTTGTTTGTCACCTTGGTCTTAGGTGTCAGCTTTACTTGTCTCATTTCCGGTTTAGCATTTGCGGAATCCAAGCTTCCGTTTCGTCCCGGAGAAAAAATAGAATATAACCTTTACTGGACCGTGATTCATGCCGGATATGCAGAATTAACCACATCCAAGGGCAATGGAACATCCGGTCCGATATTCAATGCAACAGCCCGCACAAATGATTTTGTAGATATGTTTTACAAGGTGAGGAATCGTATTGATTCTATTACGACTCCAGAAATGGATTCTGCGCTTTATTATTTCAAGAAACAACGCGAAGGAGATTATCATAGGGATATAACTTTGCGTTTTGACTGGAATACTTTTTCGGTCACCAGATATGGTTCTGACGGGACGTTTCGCCAGAAGCTACCGATCTACCCCGGAGGGTTTGACCCTCTATCAATCCTATTCTCATTTCGAACCCACCCCTTGGAACAAGGCTACGAATTCTTCTGCCCGATAACAGATGGTAAAAAATCTGTTATCGGCAGGGCCATGGTCACGGGAAGAGAAATCATCAAAGTTGGAGGTAAAGAATACGATACTTTTGTGGTTGAACCAGAACTCAAAGATCTAGGCGGTGTTTTCAAGAAAAGCCCGGACGCAACACTTAAGATCTGGTTTACAACTGATGAACTATGCATCCCGGTCAAGGTCAAAAGTGAAGTTTCAGTAGGCCATTTCTCCATAGAACTTGCCAAATATACTCCCGGCGATCCAGGTGCAAAATATTAG